A part of Halobaculum sp. MBLA0143 genomic DNA contains:
- a CDS encoding CARDB domain-containing protein yields the protein MLRGLTALLVALLAVGAVAGVASPAPAPTAGETNATETTDGKAPTAGETNATETTDEETLTAGGTNATTVVADETPTTGAASGPTEATVVTAATATATRTADAVIEQRVTLSLTPATPGRIRVQYGYEFPSYLGEFRVRLSNRTTLQSATGFDRSNGQYVWDGTSDPTITVTYAANRTARETGSEASAADGDHGFLFTDRGPWALVQVPGYEAAWRYERGREPPELVQRVRTDGPGVAGTKVAFLGAHTVHERVAHGQRLRLVVPGAATLRPSPTAVLNATATASDALRVGDRDESVWLFAAPTSVDWAVRGLQTGPTDAWVQADTPVTTPDNVWIHEYVHTRQSFTPASETAWLTEGSADYYAAALSLRAGTVEFDAVADTLRRGRAPRVGDTVLTRPETWGQYGAYHVGALVAGELDRRLRADGDSLDTVLAAANAADDTFTPADLEATLSAAGDDDLVAAATRYTTTTERPTVWNRSVHAATFGGVAAFETATTTRVAGPYREGPLSSPVVTGETVVVDTRVQNTGDTAGDYRLVVSVDGVRTGTRTGRLRPGESTTVTVNRTFETAGDHTVVVGDERVTVSVRTPASPRVDELTVPSQVAVGDEIPVRVGVSNPMSYPAVGNVTVAVDGRATATRRVTLPPNGTATLSVAVAAPDGGDPTITAGNRTATVTVTTPTPTSSPTATRGTPRATRTPQRTPTAETTVPAGTATSSPSAGTTRSAAPVLGVAGTLLAVALAVVAVWRRRA from the coding sequence GTGTTGCGTGGACTGACAGCGCTGCTCGTCGCGCTCCTCGCAGTCGGTGCCGTCGCCGGCGTGGCGTCACCCGCCCCGGCCCCGACGGCTGGCGAGACGAACGCGACAGAGACGACCGACGGTAAGGCCCCGACGGCTGGCGAGACGAACGCGACAGAGACGACCGACGAGGAGACACTGACGGCCGGCGGGACGAACGCGACGACCGTGGTCGCCGACGAGACACCGACGACCGGAGCGGCGAGTGGACCCACCGAGGCGACGGTCGTGACAGCCGCGACTGCGACCGCGACGAGAACGGCCGACGCCGTGATCGAGCAACGGGTGACGCTCTCGCTGACGCCGGCGACGCCCGGCCGGATCAGGGTGCAGTACGGCTACGAGTTTCCGTCGTACCTGGGGGAGTTCCGGGTTCGACTGTCGAACCGGACGACCCTCCAGTCGGCGACCGGGTTCGACCGGTCGAACGGGCAGTACGTCTGGGACGGGACGAGCGACCCCACGATCACGGTGACGTACGCGGCCAACCGGACGGCCCGCGAGACGGGCTCCGAGGCGTCGGCCGCAGACGGCGACCACGGGTTCCTGTTCACCGACCGTGGGCCGTGGGCGCTCGTCCAGGTGCCCGGCTACGAGGCGGCCTGGCGCTACGAGCGGGGCCGCGAGCCGCCGGAACTCGTCCAGCGTGTCCGGACGGACGGCCCCGGCGTCGCCGGCACGAAGGTGGCGTTCCTCGGCGCGCACACGGTCCACGAACGAGTGGCACACGGGCAACGACTGCGGCTGGTCGTCCCGGGGGCGGCGACGCTCCGCCCGTCGCCGACGGCGGTGTTGAACGCCACGGCGACCGCGAGCGACGCGCTCCGGGTCGGCGACCGCGACGAGTCCGTCTGGCTGTTCGCGGCGCCGACGAGCGTCGACTGGGCCGTCCGCGGGCTCCAGACCGGGCCGACGGACGCCTGGGTCCAGGCCGACACGCCGGTGACGACGCCCGACAACGTCTGGATCCACGAGTACGTCCACACCCGGCAGTCGTTCACCCCCGCGAGCGAGACGGCGTGGCTGACGGAGGGGTCGGCGGACTACTACGCGGCGGCGCTGTCGCTGCGGGCCGGTACCGTCGAGTTCGACGCCGTCGCCGACACGCTCCGGCGTGGTCGGGCGCCACGAGTCGGCGACACGGTGCTCACCCGACCGGAGACGTGGGGCCAGTACGGCGCCTACCACGTCGGCGCACTCGTCGCCGGCGAGCTCGACCGTCGGCTACGGGCCGACGGTGACTCTCTCGACACGGTCCTGGCGGCCGCCAACGCCGCCGACGACACGTTCACGCCAGCCGACTTGGAGGCGACGCTGTCGGCCGCCGGCGACGACGACCTCGTCGCGGCCGCGACCCGCTACACCACCACGACGGAGCGACCGACGGTGTGGAACCGGTCCGTCCACGCGGCGACGTTCGGCGGCGTCGCCGCCTTCGAGACGGCGACGACCACACGTGTCGCCGGTCCGTACCGCGAGGGCCCGCTGTCGTCACCCGTGGTCACGGGCGAGACGGTCGTCGTCGACACCCGGGTGCAGAACACCGGCGACACGGCCGGCGACTACCGGCTCGTCGTGAGTGTGGACGGCGTCCGGACGGGAACTCGGACGGGCCGACTCCGCCCCGGGGAGTCGACGACCGTCACCGTGAACCGGACGTTCGAGACCGCCGGTGACCACACCGTCGTCGTCGGCGACGAACGCGTGACAGTCTCGGTCCGGACGCCGGCGAGCCCCCGCGTCGACGAGCTCACTGTCCCGTCGCAGGTCGCCGTGGGCGACGAGATTCCGGTCCGTGTCGGCGTGTCGAACCCGATGTCGTACCCTGCCGTCGGCAACGTCACCGTCGCCGTCGACGGCCGGGCGACGGCGACCCGCCGGGTGACGCTCCCGCCGAACGGGACGGCGACGCTCTCGGTAGCCGTCGCGGCGCCGGACGGCGGCGACCCGACGATCACCGCCGGCAACCGGACGGCGACCGTGACGGTGACGACACCGACACCGACGAGCTCTCCGACGGCGACGAGGGGAACGCCACGGGCGACCAGAACGCCACAGAGGACACCGACGGCGGAGACGACCGTGCCGGCCGGGACGGCGACCTCGTCGCCGTCGGCCGGCACGACACGCTCTGCGGCGCCCGTGCTCGGTGTGGCCGGGACACTCCTCGCTGTGGCACTGGCGGTCGTGGCGGTGTGGCGCCGCCGAGCGTGA
- a CDS encoding rhodanese-like domain-containing protein has product MDGEIEPSELAECLDDGDDTDRRIVDIRNPRSFRRGHIPGAENVPLEALPDRVADLAGADHVVTVCPHGKASVRAARLIGSFEGSADATVESLAGGLEAWDGPLAEADTAASPDGTEDAPF; this is encoded by the coding sequence ATGGACGGCGAAATCGAGCCGAGCGAGCTGGCCGAGTGTCTCGACGACGGCGACGACACCGATCGCCGGATCGTCGACATCAGGAACCCGCGGTCGTTCCGGCGTGGACACATCCCCGGCGCAGAGAACGTCCCGTTGGAGGCGCTGCCGGATCGCGTCGCCGACCTCGCGGGCGCCGACCACGTCGTCACGGTGTGTCCACACGGGAAGGCGAGCGTCCGGGCCGCACGACTGATCGGCTCGTTCGAGGGGTCGGCCGACGCGACCGTCGAGAGCCTCGCGGGCGGGCTGGAGGCCTGGGACGGCCCGCTGGCCGAGGCCGACACGGCCGCCTCGCCCGACGGCACCGAGGACGCTCCGTTCTAG
- a CDS encoding NUDIX hydrolase, whose amino-acid sequence MTDDTDDPATTPAFDDGRRHDPRGEPHPDWPVIESETEYETGWVQAGYDLVEQPDGTRKRYYWAELATAVVVLARTDDQLLFVEQYRPTIRSTQTELPAGIVEAGESFTAAAERELREETGFAADGLSLLQAVDCTTGLLRHKRGFVFAEGLEPVGQELDDNEFLTPRSVPVSEAVAVAREQPANDATVEGVLLAADEGLL is encoded by the coding sequence GTGACAGACGACACCGACGACCCGGCGACGACACCCGCGTTCGACGACGGCCGGCGACACGACCCCCGAGGGGAGCCGCACCCGGACTGGCCCGTGATCGAGAGTGAGACGGAGTACGAGACGGGCTGGGTCCAGGCGGGCTACGACCTCGTCGAGCAGCCGGACGGGACGCGCAAGCGCTACTACTGGGCGGAGCTGGCGACGGCGGTCGTCGTCCTGGCGCGGACGGACGACCAACTGTTGTTCGTGGAGCAGTACCGTCCGACGATCCGGTCGACACAGACGGAACTGCCGGCGGGAATCGTCGAAGCCGGCGAGTCGTTCACCGCCGCGGCCGAACGAGAACTGCGCGAGGAGACCGGCTTCGCCGCCGACGGCCTCTCGCTGCTCCAGGCGGTCGACTGCACGACCGGACTGCTCCGACACAAGCGGGGGTTCGTGTTCGCGGAGGGGCTGGAGCCGGTCGGCCAGGAACTCGACGACAACGAGTTCCTGACGCCGCGGAGCGTCCCCGTGTCGGAGGCGGTCGCGGTGGCCCGCGAGCAGCCGGCGAACGACGCCACCGTCGAAGGGGTGTTGCTCGCGGCCGACGAGGGACTGTTGTGA
- a CDS encoding MFS transporter, with product MTEKLYKNIPFVRFFLGRVATNLGDSLYLIGALWLVHDLTGSTLFTGVAGFLMRGPQMIEFLVGPLVDRWNRRRTLVLTQVIQGVFVLTIPVASFLDRLSVWVLLAVIPTLATVSRFQYPAQSALLPQIVSDEQLVRANSLFKLAGRSADIAFNAASGFLIVAIGTTALFVFDAITFAFATLMFLGLKLPHADGETDDGEDSDPEPGDITDEYLSDLKGGVSYLRGSLFVPIGIGGMVANFGAGVVTAIFPAFADTIGGAGMYGILMASLVAGNLGGSAGSWLVEDVPYGLFAVFGYGLAAVGVLVAVVFKGPIVTPLALAVAFLPIGAFNVLLGSLLQSAVEQEYLGRVSSAFSSLTMVTLPVGSLIGGIVGDVFSPGAGLYLLAATTMVLAVYFAANGRIRTLPRVADLDHDNIGLGTATESAD from the coding sequence GTGACTGAGAAACTGTACAAAAACATCCCCTTCGTGAGGTTCTTCCTCGGGAGAGTCGCAACGAACCTCGGAGACAGTCTCTATCTCATCGGAGCACTGTGGTTGGTCCACGATCTCACCGGTTCGACGTTGTTCACCGGTGTCGCCGGGTTCCTGATGCGCGGCCCACAGATGATCGAATTTCTCGTCGGCCCGCTCGTCGACCGGTGGAACCGACGGCGGACGCTGGTCCTCACACAGGTGATACAGGGCGTGTTCGTCCTGACGATCCCGGTCGCTAGCTTCCTCGACAGGCTCAGTGTCTGGGTTCTCCTGGCCGTGATCCCGACACTGGCGACCGTCTCGCGGTTCCAGTACCCCGCACAGAGCGCTCTGCTCCCACAGATCGTCTCGGACGAGCAGCTCGTCCGAGCAAACTCACTGTTCAAACTCGCGGGGCGGTCCGCCGACATCGCGTTCAACGCCGCGTCGGGGTTCCTCATCGTCGCAATCGGAACGACTGCACTGTTCGTGTTCGACGCCATCACGTTCGCCTTTGCGACCCTGATGTTCCTCGGCCTGAAACTCCCGCACGCGGATGGAGAGACGGACGACGGCGAGGACAGTGATCCGGAGCCGGGCGACATCACCGACGAGTACCTGTCGGACCTGAAGGGTGGCGTGAGCTACCTCCGTGGCTCTCTGTTCGTCCCAATCGGCATCGGTGGGATGGTCGCCAACTTCGGGGCGGGTGTCGTCACTGCGATCTTCCCAGCGTTCGCAGACACAATCGGTGGGGCAGGGATGTACGGGATCCTCATGGCGTCGCTCGTCGCCGGAAACCTAGGCGGCTCCGCCGGCTCGTGGCTCGTCGAAGACGTGCCGTACGGGCTGTTCGCCGTCTTCGGGTACGGGCTGGCCGCCGTCGGAGTACTTGTGGCAGTCGTGTTCAAGGGGCCAATCGTCACCCCTCTCGCGCTCGCCGTCGCGTTCCTCCCCATCGGCGCGTTCAACGTACTCCTCGGGTCGCTCCTCCAGTCGGCGGTCGAACAGGAGTACCTCGGCCGTGTCAGTTCGGCGTTCTCCAGTCTCACGATGGTCACGCTGCCAGTCGGGAGTCTGATTGGAGGGATCGTCGGCGACGTGTTCAGTCCCGGCGCGGGACTGTACCTGTTAGCGGCCACCACCATGGTGCTCGCGGTGTACTTCGCGGCCAACGGCCGAATCAGAACACTTCCCCGCGTCGCGGATCTCGACCACGACAACATCGGCCTCGGGACCGCGACAGAGTCGGCCGACTGA
- a CDS encoding DUF5809 family protein, translating into METDTGTNADGDIETEGYLAPATVAAARERYAEAVPTAKTATREATKAMSFDREEYERRVTSDVVGTVRDAVFASSLRVQVADRETFEAWADDDGRETVLVGHDDAPRVVWHAPGFADSVVAATFADEREAAVGTLRRQAFGRLYRGVVDEDDGADDGVETGDVGDAADGDGNEVDPDDGGAGDGS; encoded by the coding sequence ATGGAGACTGACACGGGTACGAACGCAGACGGCGATATCGAGACGGAAGGCTACCTCGCGCCGGCGACCGTCGCCGCGGCCCGCGAACGCTACGCCGAGGCCGTGCCGACGGCGAAGACCGCGACCCGCGAGGCGACCAAGGCGATGTCGTTCGACCGCGAGGAGTACGAGCGCCGCGTGACGAGTGACGTGGTCGGCACGGTCAGAGACGCCGTCTTCGCCTCGTCGCTGCGGGTGCAGGTCGCCGACCGGGAGACGTTCGAGGCGTGGGCCGACGACGACGGCCGCGAGACCGTCCTCGTCGGGCACGACGACGCCCCGCGGGTCGTCTGGCACGCCCCGGGGTTCGCCGACAGTGTCGTCGCGGCGACGTTCGCCGACGAACGGGAGGCCGCCGTCGGCACCCTCCGGCGACAGGCGTTCGGACGGCTCTACCGGGGGGTCGTCGACGAGGATGACGGAGCAGACGACGGCGTGGAGACGGGCGACGTCGGCGACGCGGCGGACGGCGACGGCAACGAGGTGGACCCAGACGACGGCGGGGCCGGCGACGGGTCGTAA
- the larC gene encoding nickel pincer cofactor biosynthesis protein LarC gives MRTLAFDGRTGAAGDVILGTLVAAGADPAVLAPVTEALPVEYAFESVEERGVAATRARVVSTRDERSDGPGHDDTHDGDHDDHAHTHDHGDDGHVDAEGAGPERTYDDVLDVLAGMTLPERARADAERAFRLLGEAEAAVHGTDLGETTFHEVGTDDAIADVVGACLLLADLAPDRVVTTPVAAGGGEATFSHGTYPVPTPAVTEIAAVADWRLEGGPVARELLTPTGAAILAAVADGVDTLPSMAVDTSGYGAGAYDLDERPNVLRATVGETTADDGEAASGHEHDHDDGRGHDHDDDRRHDHDDGHSHGLHYDDVAVLETNLDDATPEVLGSLQETLPAAGAYDVTVVPTAAKKSRPGHLVKVLCDPDDAGRLAELLAHETGTLGVRQAGATHRWIADRRFEEATLSVDGEEHTVAVKVATTGDGVPYDESAEYDEALAVADATGLPVREVCRRAETAVRSRRDTPEE, from the coding sequence GTGCGAACACTCGCCTTCGACGGCCGGACCGGCGCCGCCGGCGACGTGATCCTGGGCACACTCGTCGCCGCCGGCGCGGATCCGGCCGTGCTCGCTCCCGTCACCGAGGCACTGCCCGTCGAGTACGCCTTCGAGTCCGTCGAAGAACGCGGCGTCGCCGCGACGCGCGCCCGGGTGGTGTCGACGCGGGACGAGAGGAGCGACGGACCGGGTCACGACGACACCCACGACGGTGACCACGACGATCACGCGCACACCCACGACCACGGCGACGACGGCCACGTCGACGCGGAAGGTGCCGGCCCGGAACGGACGTACGACGACGTGTTAGACGTGCTCGCCGGGATGACGCTCCCGGAGCGGGCGCGAGCAGACGCGGAGCGGGCCTTCCGGCTGTTGGGCGAGGCAGAGGCGGCCGTCCACGGCACGGATCTGGGGGAGACGACGTTCCACGAGGTGGGGACGGACGACGCGATCGCGGACGTGGTCGGCGCGTGTCTCCTGTTGGCAGACCTGGCGCCCGACCGGGTCGTGACGACACCCGTCGCGGCCGGCGGCGGGGAGGCGACGTTCAGCCACGGCACCTACCCGGTGCCGACCCCGGCGGTGACGGAGATCGCCGCCGTTGCCGACTGGCGGCTGGAGGGTGGACCGGTCGCGCGGGAGCTGTTGACGCCGACCGGCGCCGCGATTCTCGCTGCCGTCGCGGACGGCGTCGACACACTCCCGTCGATGGCCGTCGACACGAGCGGCTACGGCGCCGGCGCGTACGACCTGGACGAGCGACCGAACGTTCTGCGGGCGACGGTCGGCGAGACGACGGCCGACGACGGCGAGGCGGCCAGCGGTCACGAACACGACCACGACGACGGCCGTGGACACGACCACGACGACGACCGTAGACACGACCACGACGACGGTCACTCGCACGGCCTCCACTACGACGATGTGGCCGTCTTGGAGACGAACCTGGACGACGCCACCCCGGAGGTGTTGGGTAGCCTCCAGGAGACGCTGCCGGCCGCCGGGGCGTACGACGTGACGGTGGTGCCGACGGCCGCCAAGAAGTCCCGCCCCGGCCACCTCGTGAAGGTGTTGTGTGACCCGGACGACGCCGGCCGGCTCGCCGAACTGCTCGCGCACGAGACCGGCACGCTCGGCGTCCGACAGGCCGGCGCGACCCACCGCTGGATCGCCGACCGCCGGTTCGAGGAGGCGACGCTGTCCGTCGACGGCGAGGAACACACCGTCGCGGTGAAGGTGGCGACGACCGGGGACGGAGTGCCGTACGACGAGAGCGCGGAGTACGACGAGGCGCTCGCGGTCGCGGACGCGACCGGGCTCCCGGTGCGGGAGGTGTGTCGCCGGGCAGAGACTGCCGTTCGCAGCCGGCGAGACACACCCGAAGAGTGA
- the gfo6 gene encoding D-xylose 1-dehydrogenase Gfo6, producing MSEYDLTQVTAGLSRRDWDDSHDGTLRFALVGLGWWTQEYVQPVLSELDAVTVTVAVSGTPEKLATAREEWPAIEAAVSYEAFQAGEATDHYDAVYVCTPNATHLEHAEAAADHGKAVLCEKPMEATTERAAAMVDACETAGVPLLVGYRMQTDPAVRTVRDAIADGFLGEPVHVQGHMSQRIGDLFPEGNWRLDPELAGDGASVTDLGIYPLNTTRFLLDAEPVSVRATATSETERFDDVPDEHATFEVTFDDGTVAHCAASQNAAFTAGLEIVGTRGSVRLAPGFFDNETQRLSLVRDGEHHEVTYDPVDQMREEFAYVAHHLLDDGDPEPTGEHGLVDVATIEAVYEAAETDERVDVEW from the coding sequence GTGAGTGAGTACGATCTGACACAGGTGACGGCGGGGCTCTCGCGGCGAGACTGGGACGACAGTCACGACGGGACACTGCGATTCGCGCTCGTCGGACTGGGGTGGTGGACCCAGGAGTACGTCCAACCGGTGCTGTCGGAGTTGGACGCAGTGACGGTGACGGTGGCCGTCAGTGGGACGCCGGAGAAGCTGGCGACCGCCCGCGAGGAGTGGCCGGCCATCGAGGCGGCGGTCTCCTACGAGGCGTTCCAGGCGGGCGAGGCGACCGACCACTACGACGCGGTGTACGTCTGCACGCCGAACGCGACCCACTTGGAGCACGCCGAGGCGGCCGCCGACCACGGGAAGGCGGTCCTGTGTGAGAAGCCGATGGAGGCGACGACGGAACGGGCGGCCGCGATGGTGGACGCCTGCGAGACGGCGGGCGTCCCGTTGCTCGTCGGCTACCGGATGCAGACGGACCCGGCCGTCCGAACCGTTCGAGACGCGATCGCCGACGGGTTCCTCGGCGAACCCGTCCACGTCCAGGGCCACATGTCACAACGGATCGGCGACCTGTTCCCGGAGGGGAACTGGCGACTCGACCCGGAACTGGCCGGTGACGGCGCGTCCGTGACGGACCTGGGGATCTACCCACTCAACACGACACGGTTCCTGTTGGACGCGGAGCCGGTGTCTGTCCGTGCGACCGCGACGAGCGAGACGGAGCGGTTCGACGACGTGCCGGACGAGCACGCGACCTTCGAGGTGACGTTCGACGACGGGACGGTCGCCCACTGTGCGGCCTCACAGAACGCCGCCTTCACCGCCGGGTTGGAGATCGTCGGCACCCGCGGCTCCGTCCGGCTGGCCCCCGGCTTCTTCGACAACGAGACTCAGCGGCTCAGCCTCGTCCGCGACGGGGAACACCACGAGGTGACGTACGATCCGGTCGACCAGATGCGCGAGGAGTTCGCGTACGTCGCCCACCACCTCCTAGACGACGGCGACCCGGAGCCGACGGGCGAGCACGGGCTCGTCGACGTGGCGACCATCGAGGCGGTGTACGAGGCCGCCGAGACCGACGAGCGCGTCGACGTGGAGTGGTAG
- a CDS encoding ABC transporter permease has product MDPRETLRIAGRSIRAHRLRSTLTVIGIVIGIASVVVFASFGASVEASVVGQIGGTNANNVYLLPAETDDEGPPGGAGFAQPVFTERDVRELSELEGVRTVIPRGIVQVSSVEHDGRTVAQRQVTATTPNTFRAESVVAGRGFQRGAAEVVLNERAAASFPGNLTVGDEVTVRFTSGEPANLTVVGIVSGTRGGFLTSFGSAQSRYYVPTEPYYRTTTESPTLGVDQRAYPQVTVVTEPAAATTARDRVAAYVPTSDAVRLLPTGFEVSVQTSGDVIEEIQDVIDRITRFVTGIAVIALVVGAIGIANITLVSVTERTKEIGIMKAVGATNRDTMQLFLTEAVLLGGLGAAVGVPLGLLVGFGAAEYADVAFTLPWNWIGFSVVMGVTTGVVAGLYPAWRASKVDPIEALRYE; this is encoded by the coding sequence ATGGACCCCAGAGAGACGCTCCGAATCGCCGGCCGGTCGATCCGAGCGCACCGACTCCGGTCGACACTGACGGTGATCGGCATCGTCATCGGGATCGCCTCCGTCGTCGTGTTCGCCAGCTTCGGCGCGAGCGTCGAGGCGTCCGTCGTCGGTCAGATCGGGGGGACGAACGCCAACAACGTCTACCTCCTGCCGGCGGAGACGGACGACGAGGGGCCCCCTGGCGGCGCCGGATTCGCACAGCCCGTGTTCACCGAGCGCGACGTGCGGGAACTGTCCGAACTGGAGGGCGTCCGGACGGTGATCCCCCGCGGGATCGTCCAGGTATCGTCGGTCGAACACGACGGGCGAACGGTCGCCCAGCGCCAGGTGACGGCGACGACGCCCAACACCTTCCGGGCTGAGTCGGTCGTCGCCGGGCGTGGGTTCCAACGGGGGGCTGCGGAAGTGGTGTTGAACGAACGGGCGGCCGCGTCGTTCCCGGGCAACCTCACCGTCGGCGACGAGGTGACGGTCCGATTCACCTCCGGCGAGCCGGCGAACCTCACCGTCGTCGGGATCGTCTCCGGCACCCGCGGCGGCTTCCTCACCTCCTTCGGGAGCGCACAGTCCCGGTACTACGTCCCGACGGAGCCGTACTACCGGACGACGACGGAGAGCCCGACGCTGGGCGTCGACCAGAGGGCCTACCCGCAGGTGACGGTCGTGACGGAGCCGGCGGCGGCGACGACGGCCCGCGACCGGGTGGCCGCGTACGTCCCGACCTCCGACGCCGTCCGGCTGCTGCCGACCGGGTTCGAGGTGTCGGTCCAGACCAGCGGGGACGTGATCGAGGAGATCCAAGACGTGATCGACCGGATCACCCGGTTCGTCACCGGGATCGCCGTGATCGCGCTCGTCGTCGGCGCCATCGGGATCGCCAACATCACGCTCGTGTCCGTCACGGAACGCACCAAAGAGATCGGTATCATGAAAGCCGTCGGGGCGACCAACCGCGACACGATGCAGTTGTTCCTGACGGAGGCAGTGTTACTGGGTGGCCTGGGCGCCGCCGTCGGCGTCCCACTGGGGCTGCTCGTGGGGTTCGGCGCCGCCGAGTACGCCGACGTGGCGTTCACGCTGCCGTGGAACTGGATCGGCTTCTCCGTGGTGATGGGAGTGACGACCGGCGTCGTCGCCGGACTGTACCCCGCCTGGCGCGCCTCGAAGGTGGACCCCATCGAGGCACTGCGCTACGAGTAA